TTGGAAGGTAATGAGGGGCGTTAGACATGGATTCAGCACCGCCTGCTACGACAATATCCGCATTGCCAGTCATGATGGTCTGTGCACCGAGAATAACCGCTTTCAAGCCAGACGCGCACACCTTATTAACCGTAGTACAGACAGTTGATTCATTGAGACCAGCGCCGAGAGCACACTGTCTAGCAGGATTTTGTCCAACGCTGATCCATAGAACGAGAATGTAAGTGTGCCTTCGATGTTGGCTATAAGGTATAAGGGTGGACGTTGACTCACTTTGCGGAGATGACATTGCCAAAGAAGACCTCCTGGATATCAGACGGCTTGATTCCATCCGCTTTGCTGAGCGCAGCTGAATTTCGAGTTTGTTAGTATATCAACACGTACCGCCACTCGAGAGCTGTCATACCTTTAATAGCATGAGAGCCTAACTGCGGGGCAGTGAGACTTGAGAGCGACCTGTGGAAGCGGATAGTCAGTGTAAGTCAATATTGTACGTATAGACAAGGCACAAGGCCAATCTCACCCCAAGAAAGAGCCGACTGGGGTGCGGGCAGAGGAAACAATATAGACCGGCGGAAGAGAAGACATATCGGCGGCCTACGATAGCTGATTAGAAGAGTCGTAAACCAAAAGCTTCTGTAGCGTGAAGCGTTTAAAGGGGTTCGGTGTGTGGTAAAGGGCACCCGTGTAGACAGAACTTGCCGGTAATAAAGAAGATTGGTGGGATtaaaggggggaagaagggaaacaagaaagagtTGAGTTATTCAGCCGACGATAGCAGTGAGGTATCTCTGACACGAGAAGAGGTGGTGAGAAATCAAAGTCATTTAAGGACCCCTCCTGGACGTGGCATCCGCGCGGCGGGGCTACCAAAATGGTAGGGTCGACGCACGGACCACTCGGTGAGTCCATTAGACGGACTTCAGCAGCTTGGGACAAAAAGAGATGCGACAGCTCACTGGTGACAAGTTTTTGGCAGCTTGAACCACCTTTCCCACCGCACGATGGATGATCTCTACGATGAGTAAGTTGCATCCAATCTAACGCTCTAATTGTGCAAATTCTAATCAAGACCACACAGGTTTGGCAACTACATTGGAGAGGCTGCAGATTCAGATGAAGACGGCCAACACGACGAAGTGAAGCCTCGGGCTTTCGCCTTCAACGAGGCGTttggggaggaagaagatgaagaattaTATGGGCAGCAGTCTATGGAGGTGGACGGTGGGCACTCTCTTAAAGCCCCTGGATTTAGTCGGTGCTGATATATCTCATTACAGAAGCCCCCTCAAATGCCGTCATTCTACACGAAGACAAACAATACTACCCTAGCGCACAACAGGTCTACGGGACAGAGGTAGAGACATtagttcaagaagaagacgcacAGCCTCTCTCCGAGCCTATCGTTGCCCCCGTACAGCAAAAGAAGTTCGCCATTGAAGAGACTGAGCTCCCCCGGGTTCACTTTTCAAGGGAATTCATGACTGATCTTCTGAATTTTCCTGAACAAATAAGGAACATTGCGCTTGTCGGTCATTTACATCATGGGAAGACCGCGTTCATGGATATGCTTGTTATGCAAACGCATGATTTGACTGAACGGCTAGAGAAGCGAGCAGGtaaaagaaaggaagtaCAGCTTCGTTATACCGATATTCACTTTCtagagagagagcgaggCCTTTCTATTAAATCAGCTCCTATGAGCCTAGTTCTTCAGGGCACTAAGGGGAAGTCTCATTTGTTCAACATTCTTGATACCCCGGGGCATGTGAATTTTGTTGATGAAGTAGCTGCCTCATCACGACTGGTTGATGGCGTGGTGATAGTCGTTGATATTGTGGAAGGAGTACAATCGAATACGGAGCAAATCATCAAGCACGCTGTGCTAGAGGGCCTTCCGTTGACCATGGTTGTGAACAAAATGGATCGGCTGATCCTCGAACTGAAGATACCACCCAACGACGCCTATTTCAAGCTCAAGCATGTGATTGAAGAAGTCAACACTGTCATTGAAAGTGTCTTGCCTGGACAAGGCGAAAAATGGCGACTAAGCCCAGAAAAGGGCAACGTCGCGTTTGCGTGCGCTTCAATGGGATGGTGTTTCACCCTTCAATCATTTGCTGGGATGTATGCCGAGACTTACCCTCAAATTGAGACCTCGGATTTTGCTCTGCGTCTTTGGGGCGATATCTTTTTCAACCCAACAAGCCGGAAGTTCACGCGGAAAGGGGTTGAAGAAAATTCTAAGAGAACTTTTGTCAAGTTTGTCCTTGAACCAATATACAAGCTCTATTCTCATGCCATAAGTGAGAGTTCAGAAGACCTGAAACGAACACTCGCAAGTGTCGGCATCCACTTGAAACCATCTCAACTGAAATCAGACGCGAAGGAGCTACTCAACCTGGTTTGCGGACAGTTCTTCGGTCCTGCTACAGGATTTGTAGACATGATAGTACAGCATGTACCCTCTCCAGTTGAGGGCGCGCAGATGAAGCTGGACCGGTACTACACTGGACCCCTCGATTCGAAAGTGGCAGCCGCTATGACTACGTGTGACGCCGATGGTCCTCTCGTTGTCCATATCACGAAACTCTTCACGAGCACAGACGCTTCAAGTTTCAATGCATTTGGAAGAATCATGAGCGGAACTGCACAGCCTGGACAACAAGTTCGAGTGCTGGGTGAGGGTTATACtcctgaagacgaagaggatatGGTGACTGCGACTATCTCGGACACTTGGATTGCTGAGACTGGCTATAACATCATGACCAGTGGTGTTCCGGCCGGAAACTTGGTTCTCTTGGGTGGCGTGGACAATTCAATCGTGAAGACAGCGACTATCGTGCCTCTGAAActtgaggatgacgaagacgCATACATATTTAAACCAATTCGACATATGACCGAGTCTGTTTTTAAGGTCGCTGTTGAGCCTGTTAATCCGTCTGAATTGCCAAAAATGCTTGATGGTCTTCGGAAAGTCAACAAGAGCTATCCTCTGATCTCAACCAAAGTTGAGGAGTCTGGGGAGCACGTCATCTTGGGAACCGGTGAGCTCTATATGGACTGCGTGCTTCATGACTTGCGACGGCTCTTCTCTGAGATGGAGATTAAGGTCTCAGATCCTGTCACCCGCTTTTGTGAAACTGCTGTTGAGACTTCAGCCATTATGTGTTATTCTATCACaccaaacaaaaagaacaagataaCCATGATTGCAGAACCTTTGGACGACGGAATCGCAGAGGACATCGAGAGTGGCAAAGTCAGCATCAAAGACCCAATTCGCAAAGTGGCACGTTTTTTCGAAGACAAGTACGATTGGGATAAACTTGCAGCTAGAAGCATTTGGGCCTTCGGCCCAGACGAACTAGGGCCTAACATATTACAAGATGATACGTTGCCATCCCAGGTTGataagaagcttcttggaaGCGTCAGAGACTCTATCACCCAAGGTTTTAGCTGGGGTACTAGGGAAGGTCCACTTTGTGAAGAGCGTAAGTTCACCAATCTCTAAATCCTATTTAACCCGAAGCAACACGGCGCCGAGCTTGAAATACATCTATCAAGTCCAGTAACCTTTTGTGCTAATTGGCTATAGCAATTCGAAACACAAAATTCAGGCTCACAGACGTCTCCCTTGCCGACCAGGTCATCTACAGAGGCGGTGGTCAAATCATTCCCACTGCGCGACGCGCAATTTATTCATCGTTTCTCATGGCATCTCCTCGCTTGATGGAACCCATTTACTCCTGCACGATGACAGGGCCTGCGGATGCCGTCGCTTCAGTGTATACTGTCCTTGCGCGCAGGAGAGGTCATGTCCTCTCTGATGGGCCCATCGCCGGAACACCGCTTTATTCAGTCCGTGGCTTGATTCCAGTGATAGACTCATTTGGATTCGAGACAGATCTTCGTATTCACACACAAGGCCAAGCTGCAGTTAGTCTTGTCTTCGACAAATGGAGCGTCGTGCCAGGGGACCCGCTAGATCGTGATGTCAAGATAAAACCACTAGAGATGGCCCCTGCAATGGCCACTGCTCGAGACTTCGTGCTAAAGACAAGAAGACGAAAGGGCTTAGCGGAGGATGTCACCGTAAGCAAGTTTTTGGAACCGGAACTCTGGAGAGGCTTGAAGGAGAGTGGCGTTTTGGACTCATGACCTGTTTATCACTGGGGTCCAATGGTATACCATAAATTCCATGTAGTTATATCATTTGATGGAATAAAAAATGACCGAATATCCTTGTGAAGACAATGCCAAGTGATGATATTTTATAGGCGCGACAAGAGCGCTACTTTTCAGCCTGCCAGATAGTTCGAGTTCACTGGCATGTCTCTAACATCTTCGCGATAACGCCCATTAGTGTTCCGTTTTCCAAAGCAGCGGCCACTCGTTCTTTGTCCGCCAGCTGCTTGTTCACTTCATCAGCAGTGCTGTGTGTCCCTTCTTTGATTCGTACATCCACACGAAaccggggaggaagagattgctCAAGCCGAACACGTACACCGAGACCTATGACCGTGGCGAGGCTACAGTGCGTGATAGTAGGGGTGATGAGGACAGTAACTGTTCGTAGAGGCGAAGCCGGTACATATGGGAGTGTTGGGGTAATAGAAATATCAGGAAGAGACACAACCGCTAGAGCTCCCAACGATATCGGATGCTCCGGGTCAGATATAGTCGATACGAGATCTAGAGATTAATAAGTGGTTTTGTTTGACGTTCCTTTGGCAAGCAGCCGTGCCTTACCGTAGATTTCTTGTTCATCTATCGGTTCTTCCAacagatcatcatcatcactttctGACTCTGATGACGACGTAAAGCCCTCTGGGGGTAATTTACTCGCATACACAAAGGGAAGCGCGGACGCAAAGAGACCATTCCCAAAGATACCGGGCTTGCGAGACGGTGCAGGTCGCAAGCGTTTTGGAAGATCAGCAGCATTCAATATTGTGGGATTCGAGTTCTGCATTTCGGATGCCATTGTGTGGGCAAAGAAGTGGCCGACAGTCTTTAATTGCTGGGTAGGAAATCACAATTGTATGTTTTCTAGACGAGGGGTAAATTTACTATGGGGATGGAGAACGGCCATGTGGAACAATTATTTTCCCTTGATAAAGTCTAAACTCTATGAATCCATCTCAAGAATTTGATATAAAAGATCTAAAACCCAAACATCCGATAGAATTAAAAATTGCTCCTTATGATGGACATTCGTTCGACGTCCCTTTATGCGCAGAAGCGTTGAATACGTatctttttacttttactGCTCTTGTTCCTACTGATAGGGGTAAGATCATCGTCTTTCAAAGGTCGAGAGAGACTTTCCAGCCCCTACGTCAAGAAATTAGACAAGTAGCGCGAGTGATGTTGTTAACTACCTGGACAACTTATCTGGTATATACATTATGCGAAGCTTATATCACTATAGTGTAAGATCAAGGAGGGTGCTTTTAAATTCACTTGTATGAATTGGTGCTGGATGTAGTGTTGCATGTACTGTACCTAGGTCCTGCTTGACCGATCACCACCGGTGTAACCGGCAGATACCTATAGTAATATTATTCCCGCCAGCCATTAATATGGCTCATATGGGATCATGATCCTGGCCAAGAAAAATCCGGACTTGCACATCGTAGCAGAGTTGTATTGTACCCTCCCTATCTTGCTAACACAGCTCACATAATAACCCAAGCCCCCAACCCGCCATGGAGTGAGGGACGATCGGGAGCCTAGAGACGAGTAAGAGCTGCACATTGCACTAAAAGCAAGGTAGTATATAGCATCAAGAACTCAAGTATGGGATATATCTTCGGTTTACAGATAGGAACTTTCTCCCGAACTTAAAAAGAGTCCTACCAATTATCTAAGTCACATCTACGCTATACACCCGCAGATATTCATCATGCTCCGGAATACTATACTATCATTATAGTATACAGTTGTTGAGCGAAAGTGATTATCAAATAAATTAGGCTAGTGATAACTAGACTAGCCTACAATTTAATaaatctacggagtacgagTCATGGAAACTTGGCAGAGCATCATCATTGTTCTTGGCACTTTTTGGCCGCTACCAAACTAGAgtgagtactccgtactgaGGAGCGGCAATCATGCGGCCCCTCAACATCCGAGGCGATCCTCTCCTCACCTGCGCCTAGGCCGGTTGACTCTTTTATTCGCACCCACTTCTTTGAGGGCTAATCGTGTTTATCCACTCGTCTGTTATTGTGGTTGGTTTCGCCACTGCCCTTTTTCATCATTGTTCGATACTTTTGAACTGTGTATATCATACTATCTGGCTACTATGAGACGCCAGGCATCTATCAGTTAATCAGGGACGTAACGTCGGCGACGCGGCATGCGAAATTCATCGTATTGGTGGGCTTCTGATTCCCCTGATGCTAGATTGTATCGCGTCCTCCAGGGTCAAGTTTTGGACCACCAGCTTCTGGTAGCATTTGTGGCCTTTTCTAGTGTTTCCCGCACAGCAGCCCGAGGTCCGCACATTTCATTCAAATGCTGACTGCAAACCGGGGGGTGATGCGCCGGCTCAGATCGCTTTTCTACAACAAATCCCAACAGAGAGTCTCAATACACTGACGGTGTCAAGTCACGATGCAGGCTGGTTAAGCTTCCAGTCTTTCTATTGTAAGGTATTCTCAACTTGGACGGCCGTCTTCCCTCGTTTCATTGCTACCACGCTAGATATCACTACCTATCGGCAGACCTTTCGTCAATTTGTTGCTAAGCAAAGGCTGTGCGCATCGCTTGCGGGCACGTTGAAGCTTTATTTCACTTCCTATTCACCCCCTCATGGACTGCCTCCCCTCCTTATCCCCGCACCATAATTCTAAGGCCCGACTGACATTCCGCAGTGTAAGGCCAGGTTCTCTTCTCAGACCCTTGCGCTTTTTTTCACGAATCGACTATTGTCCATTCAAACTCACACTGGATTGTTGTCATCAATTCTGCCTAATCAAAACCGCAAGCAGTCTTATCACGATTGTCACGTCGCAAGTTTCCCGGCCCCTTGAATCTTCGAAAAGTCGCTTCTTGGCTGCTCTATTTGCGGTAGCAAACCAGAACATTTGTCGCTTTTGCAGAAATATAAGAGTGGAGCCAAAGCGTCAAACTATTgtgagaaggaaaacaaccatTATCACGGACCATTGTTGTCTAGTTTTCTCTTCTAGGTATTCCTTTCGCGCGTTTTCATCACCTTATTGCTTTTATCTTGCAAGCCGACACCGATTGCCTCGGCCTcgaggagaagcaaaaacaCTTTATTAAGTGACGACACATCGGGAGACAGAAACCCCCATATACCTTGCCTTATACCTTACCCCAGTTGAACGTGCCCGTTTAGCCCTCTCTTCAACCTGCTAACTCGTCAACCCGTCAATCAACCCGTCAACCTGTCCTCCCTTCAATctttttctatatctcttttttttagtgtgtgtgtgtgtttgTTCAGATTTATCTAGACAAGGCAGGCCTTGGAGATAAATCTTCAAGCGTTATTATTATCCCTTTTGAGTCACCCGAACTTTGTGGTGAGGATCGCTCTTCGTTTCTATAATTTCGATTTGGAAATGCAGGGCTATTCATTCACACCGCCGACAGGGCCCCCAAGAGAAGGCCACAAAAGTAAGGCATCAATGTTGTTCTATATAGCTAAAGCGCAACGAAAATTCAGTTGGAGCCAGTCACTGATAAGCTTTAACCAACAGACTATGTATTCGTTGACGAACACAACAGACATAAAAGACTCAAGGGTATGTCACCCTCCTATGCTCAATGTTAAATTCCTATTCACTAAAACGTCCCATCTAGTGATGCGAGCGTGTAATGGCTGCAGAAAGCGTAAAATCAAGTGCGACGCTGCTACAACAAATACATGGCCTTGCTCGGCCTGCACACGTCTTAAGCTAGTATGTGTACCTCCTACTGTTGGGCAGGACAGCGAGTTCCCCACTGGGCAGGGTGTTGAAGCCAATCCAACGAATGCTATTGGTGCATCCAATACAACGGAATCGTTCTCGTCCTTTTCCATGCCCCAGGGTTACAGAGACAGTGGCCAAGCTACGGTGGGTGGTATACCTCCATATAGCGACGGTATGGGAATGTTCCCCCAGTTCACTCATTCTGCTTCCCACCAAACGGGAATGTATGAAGTAGGGTCACCTGCCCTAGCTGTCTCACATCAGACCtaccagcaacagcagattTTTCCCTCTCAGACGGAGAGCTTGGGAACTATTGAGAGTGGGGTATATGGCGATCACGAACAGTCCACAGCTGAGGATCTTAGCGAGGTCCTTGGTGAACTCAAAATAGATGAGACTGGTATAGGTATGGTTTATGTCTAATCTCTGATCTAGGAATGTCCGCTAACACAGCAGATAGCTCCCTATATAAgacagcaaaagaaagagaagggcgAACCGGAAATCCCTATACAGGATGAAGTAGAAGAGCCATTGCCTCCTCTCAGTACTGGAGCAGGCTCTACAATTCGCATTCCTCCGGAGCTTATGCCATCCGATGAAGAGGTCACGAACTACTTCAAGATCTATTTTGATGATATACATCCTTACGTCCCTGTGGTGCATCGATCGCATTTGTACTACCAGTGGCAATATGATCGGAGCTCGATTTCTCCACTTCTCCTGGAGGCGTTGTTTGCATGCGCGGGAAGGCAATCAGATGATCCAGCTCAGGGAGCACAGTGGCTTGCATTAGCGAATAGTAGGTCTCCTCACCCCTGCGCGCTCCTTTCCCTTGGCTTTGGATGTCGTATTGCCTTAATATACTGGTTTTAACTATGCGCTACATTTAGGGCACGAGTCTAGTTTTATGGATGTACCCCGCCTGAGCACAATCCAAGCAATGCTTCTACTTTTGAAAGCACGAGAATCCGTGCCAAAGAAGGGCTATTACTACCGCTCGTGGCAGACTGTGAAAACAATTGTTTCAATGGCTAAAGATTTAGAAATTGACGAACACTACAACACGCATGCAGAGCATAGACTCTGCGATCTCAACCCCATAGAGTGTTTGGTACAGACAAGAGTGTGGCAAGCCCTCCTGGTTGTTGAAGTAATGATTGGTGCACCGCAAGGTATGTTGCTATTATTGGCAATACTCTTAGTACTAACGTTCAAAGGCCGATCGGACTACGGTGTAACTCCTGACACCGTTTGTATGGATCCTGCGCTGGATATTAAAGATCTTGACCAATTCGAAATCGATCGATCTAGACAATATGCCTACTTTGTCCAGAATGCTCATCACATTCGTATCATCACTGATACATACCACAAAATCAAGAGGCAAAAGGACTGGGGTGCCAATCCAAAGTTCGTTGAGAAGAATCCTCTCTTTACCGATTGGCTTCAAGGTCTTCCTTCAGATCTACAGATTACCTACCCTCCTGACGGCTCACCCCCGTGGATACCGTCCCATTTTGTGGCTAATATGCATTCCCATTGCCATCTAGGCATTATTCTACTACACCGACCTCAGTTGCTTGCATCTAAATCCTTTGCCGCAGGCGGGGGGTGGAAAATGCATATGGCTTTGTGTTACTCTTCGGCTAAATATCTGTGTAGACTTCAAGAAGCTATCCTACAGCGCTTTGGCCTCCCAGGTCTACTTTCCATGCAAAGAGGTATAAATTTTGCGATTTACTGCATTATGACTTGCACAATGTTACATTTGGTGCGTTTGTGTTCCTATCCACTAGGATAAAATAGCTAACGCAAATCTCAGGTCGCGATAACCTCTCCTGACCCGAACTTCCACACAGATGCGCGTGATTATTTTGCTCGACACATGCGCATCCTCGAGAGGTGCTCTTCTGCTTGGCCGATGCCAGAAATGCAAGCACAGATCGACTCCTTGCGGCTAGCATTCTCGGCCGATGTGAATAGACCCTTCGAGCTTAAGCCCACATTTCCTTATGGAAGTCCTTCAGAGCCATACCATCCGAGCCCGCCGCCTCTCGACTCACAATACCAACCTCATGTAAGTCAGGTTTCTGGCGGCGTCCGGGGTCGGGTGGGTTACAACCCTTATCCGATCACCCCACCAATATCAGCTAGTACTGAAGATTCAAAGTCCGATTGCTCCCAGCTCCATTCTCTGGGGATGATGCCGCCCCAGCCTGTCTCGAGTCAATCATTGAACGCGCCTCTCGTTGACGAGAACAGCTGGGATCCCACCCGTATAATTACGTAAGCAAACTACTGAAAATGTAGAGGCATTCTTTCAGACTCTTGCTGACGTTCCCTATCTAGTCAGTGGGACATGGCATTTTCCATGGCGCCTTCCACAGTGAATACAAACTCTCCCCCAATGGCTATGGATCATTCAGTTCAAGCGCCTTTGGCAGGACAATACACTGTCCAGTATGGACAAACAACAAAGGTTACGCCAGTCACGCCTCCTCAGGCTATCTCACCACCTCAATTTAATGGACAACAAGTGCTCTTTACAGCGCGTGACTGGCAACAGAGTGTTGCCAGTGTTTATGATCCTAATGGCTTGAAACGACGCTGGAATTATTCCGTCGATATAGGTACAGAGCACACTCAGAAGCGCGCACGTTGAATATCAGTATATGCAATAGGCACTGAGGACTAACTCGGTTGTTGTTTACTTGGAGAAGGTGGCTGTATGGATGACTCTTGTGATATAGATCTCTTCGTTCTAATATACCCCTTGTCTTTACTTGTTAACGAGATCTTCAACGCCTGCAGCGTGAACTCATGAATGTACTCTCTGGTTGCTATCATAGATGCAGTATTCAGCAATTTTTCTCTATTGTCTTTTATGCTAGGGTATGAAGTACTATATAAATAGGTAGACTTGTGCGTAGAATTTAATACCGTAAAACACACCTCACTGCACAAGATATCACTGCTAAAGAAGTGGTATACACAAAAACATTCATTGCTTGCTTATATGGAGATATTCGGTTGGAATTCCAGGAAATTAAACCTCTGAATAGCCTGGGTTACAGATGAAACAATATATTTGCGAACCCTCCAGAGCCTGTTATGGCAGTTATATGGTAAATGACATGTATAACAGCTGTAGATATCATTGCCCAAATCCACTCCTATGTTATTTCATCATAAGAAATCCATCCATGTACTCGAGTGAAATATACGTACATCCTAGAATAACGAAATATTCGGAGGCATGCATTAATTGGGACCGTGGAGAGCGAAGACAACTTGACCATTGCTGTATAGCCGATAGACAAGATGCGTAAAAATATgcgaaaagaagacaatAAACCATGACCCGAATCTGACTGTTGTTAGGTTATTGGGTTATTGGATGACCCATAACAACTTGCCATCTCAAGTGCGTCGACTTAACcctatcctctcctcccgCGACCGGACAATTCTTGCCTTATCGCCTGGTAAAGGCTTCAGCTCATCACTGGGATCAAATTTGAAACTGTTCTTGACGTGATCGTAGTCTTTATTCTCTTGGGTAAATTTGCGAAGTCGGGTGTCCTCAAACGTCGCGAGGTCTTCAGACGTTATAGCTATTGCTGTAGGCTTGCGGCGAAGCATTATCGATATAGACAGGAGTACTGCCCGAGTTATTCTAGTTTAGAAACAGAAACGAACTGCTGAACAAAAAGCCCCTTAAGTCATGCGGAGGAAACCACACCCGGTGACGCACACGGACTCCACGTGACCAATTTTGTACTTCGGGAAGACAACGAACATTTTCGTTACACTAATCGTACTAACTTCAGTCCAACGCCCATATAGCTTGTTGGCGTTGAAGATGTTTCAACTTCGCACCAAACTTATCCGCCATGAGCGTGTAAGACTGGTAGAAGGATGTCTTTATCCGATTCGCCAGTTCTCGTCCATTCAAGGACGAGCGAAAGACGCCAGTCAATCCGGTAAGGCCGCAAGATCATCGCTATCTCATTTGTGTCTATATCCACCTGACTTTTGTAGGCAACGATGCTCCTAAAGCTCGATCTCTTCCCTCGGGGGCCTCATCTTCTCGCGCTCCTTCAAGGAAGAGCAACCTTCCACCAGCCAATTTGAATTCTAGAAAAACCGATTCTGACAAACCTCGTCCTCGACGCGTTTTCGACGCAAGATCTCTCGCGGCCCCTTCAGCCAATGGCCAATCTACAAACATCCTTAGGAGTACCTCGTTGCGAAGCCCCCGCAAGGGACCATCCATTCGCGCTCGGAGGCCGAGACCCCCAGCAAAGTCGTCAGCCCCCAAATTACGAAAAGGTGGACGACCTCAACGTTCGAAAAATacggatatggaagaaagcgATAGCTCTCAGATTGAGAATGTATATCGCGAACTCGCTGAGAAATCAAGGCCAACGCCAAGCCGCTACGAACCCCAGGCTCCTGACTTCTCTAACCTGAAGGAAACTTGGCCCTCTTTTCCCACGGGTACGACTGCGAATACAGCCGAGGTTGTTGAAAAATTATCTTTTCTAAGTGACCGCTTTCCAAATGGTTATGTTACTCCTTATGAACTGGGCATGCGGCTCTTCAGGGGACAGTTTGTTCAGTTTCtcgacgaggaggaaaaggcacaGGCTATAGCAGAGGCGAAGAAACTCTCCCAACAGCGTGCAGACAATTACTCGCAGCGGAAAGGCGATTTAGTAGAACCCGAGGACGTCGGTTTTATTCCGCTGAGTGTGGAGGACAGGAAGTCTTTAGTGCAATCCTTCATCCAAGGAGCTTATCCCAAACTCAGTACTGAAAAAGCCGCCTCGCCTATTCTCAGTGAAGTGAAGAAGAATCTCAGAAACAACGAGTCTTATCAAGCAGCCGGTAAGAGCTCACAATTTGTTGCAAAAGTGGAATCACTCCTGTCTTCAGCTCGCCCAGTGAGGCGAGCCTAAACACTCCTGAGAGGTCATTGTACATTAGCACTAGTGTATTATTGTTCAATTCCATATATTGGTACATATGCCGAGCAATTCATACTGTAAGTCAGGTACTGGAGTCACATCGCAAGTAGTGACGTTGGCACGAACCTTGATGCCCAACAATTACAATCATTCACAAAACACATTTCTCGCCAACGCTTCAGGTTATGCCCTCTCCATCGCCTTCTTTGCTGCCTCAAAAAGATCCCTCACCTccctttgccctttctcCGTTACCTTTTCCATCTGTTCCTGTGCTTTCCGAACATCATCCGGTCTAgctattttcttcttctgcataTCCTGAAGGCGTTTGTGTACGGAGCCTCTGGAGTCGCGGACTGCCGCTGTGGCCTTTTCCATAGCCGCTTTCGCAACACTAACTGTCTGATCCCGTGATTCTTTTGTCGGCGGTGGGATTGGTATATTCAGTTGCAGAGAATTATGCGCGTCTGGCTGGGGTGTCAAGGACAGGTCGGAAGACACAACCGCCGAAGTTATGGGTTTAATGTGCTGTCAATCGTGTCAGAAAGAGCTATTAAAGAATAGCGAGAGCAAAGGGAGGATCCAGGTTACGGTCCGAAGGGACAAAAAAGCCTTACATCTTCTTCCGTAGCCAGTATAGTTACCATGCGGCCTCCCTTAGGAACGACTTGAGCTAATTCTCCTAGTTTCACggtttctttgcctcctTTGCT
This window of the Aspergillus oryzae RIB40 DNA, chromosome 8 genome carries:
- a CDS encoding Zn(II)2Cys6 transcription factor (predicted protein) → MQGYSFTPPTGPPREGHKNYVFVDEHNRHKRLKVMRACNGCRKRKIKCDAATTNTWPCSACTRLKLVCVPPTVGQDSEFPTGQGVEANPTNAIGASNTTESFSSFSMPQGYRDSGQATVGGIPPYSDGMGMFPQFTHSASHQTGMYEVGSPALAVSHQTYQQQQIFPSQTESLGTIESGVYGDHEQSTAEDLSEVLGELKIDETGIAPYIRQQKKEKGEPEIPIQDEVEEPLPPLSTGAGSTIRIPPELMPSDEEVTNYFKIYFDDIHPYVPVVHRSHLYYQWQYDRSSISPLLLEALFACAGRQSDDPAQGAQWLALANRHESSFMDVPRLSTIQAMLLLLKARESVPKKGYYYRSWQTVKTIVSMAKDLEIDEHYNTHAEHRLCDLNPIECLVQTRVWQALLVVEVMIGAPQGRSDYGVTPDTVCMDPALDIKDLDQFEIDRSRQYAYFVQNAHHIRIITDTYHKIKRQKDWGANPKFVEKNPLFTDWLQGLPSDLQITYPPDGSPPWIPSHFVANMHSHCHLGIILLHRPQLLASKSFAAGGGWKMHMALCYSSAKYLCRLQEAILQRFGLPGLLSMQRGINFAIYCIMTCTMLHLVAITSPDPNFHTDARDYFARHMRILERCSSAWPMPEMQAQIDSLRLAFSADVNRPFELKPTFPYGSPSEPYHPSPPPLDSQYQPHVSQVSGGVRGRVGYNPYPITPPISASTEDSKSDCSQLHSLGMMPPQPVSSQSLNAPLVDENSWDPTRIITQWDMAFSMAPSTVNTNSPPMAMDHSVQAPLAGQYTVQYGQTTKVTPVTPPQAISPPQFNGQQVLFTARDWQQSVASVYDPNGLKRRWNYSVDIGTEHTQKRAR
- a CDS encoding 116 kDa U5 small nuclear ribonucleoprotein component (U5 snRNP-specific protein) — encoded protein: MDDLYDEFGNYIGEAADSDEDGQHDEVKPRAFAFNEAFGEEEDEELYGQQSMEVDEAPSNAVILHEDKQYYPSAQQVYGTEVETLVQEEDAQPLSEPIVAPVQQKKFAIEETELPRVHFSREFMTDLLNFPEQIRNIALVGHLHHGKTAFMDMLVMQTHDLTERLEKRAGKRKEVQLRYTDIHFLERERGLSIKSAPMSLVLQGTKGKSHLFNILDTPGHVNFVDEVAASSRLVDGVVIVVDIVEGVQSNTEQIIKHAVLEGLPLTMVVNKMDRLILELKIPPNDAYFKLKHVIEEVNTVIESVLPGQGEKWRLSPEKGNVAFACASMGWCFTLQSFAGMYAETYPQIETSDFALRLWGDIFFNPTSRKFTRKGVEENSKRTFVKFVLEPIYKLYSHAISESSEDLKRTLASVGIHLKPSQLKSDAKELLNLVCGQFFGPATGFVDMIVQHVPSPVEGAQMKLDRYYTGPLDSKVAAAMTTCDADGPLVVHITKLFTSTDASSFNAFGRIMSGTAQPGQQVRVLGEGYTPEDEEDMVTATISDTWIAETGYNIMTSGVPAGNLVLLGGVDNSIVKTATIVPLKLEDDEDAYIFKPIRHMTESVFKVAVEPVNPSELPKMLDGLRKVNKSYPLISTKVEESGEHVILGTGELYMDCVLHDLRRLFSEMEIKVSDPVTRFCETAVETSAIMCYSITPNKKNKITMIAEPLDDGIAEDIESGKVSIKDPIRKVARFFEDKYDWDKLAARSIWAFGPDELGPNILQDDTLPSQVDKKLLGSVRDSITQGFSWGTREGPLCEEPIRNTKFRLTDVSLADQVIYRGGGQIIPTARRAIYSSFLMASPRLMEPIYSCTMTGPADAVASVYTVLARRRGHVLSDGPIAGTPLYSVRGLIPVIDSFGFETDLRIHTQGQAAVSLVFDKWSVVPGDPLDRDVKIKPLEMAPAMATARDFVLKTRRRKGLAEDVTVSKFLEPELWRGLKESGVLDS
- a CDS encoding iron-sulfur cluster assembly protein CIA2 (uncharacterized conserved protein) codes for the protein MASEMQNSNPTILNAADLPKRLRPAPSRKPGIFGNGLFASALPFVYASKLPPEGFTSSSESESDDDDLLEEPIDEQEIYDLVSTISDPEHPISLGALAVVSLPDISITPTLPYVPASPLRTVTVLITPTITHCSLATVIGLGVRVRLEQSLPPRFRVDVRIKEGTHSTADEVNKQLADKERVAAALENGTLMGVIAKMLETCQ